Proteins encoded in a region of the Chloroflexota bacterium genome:
- a CDS encoding electron transfer flavoprotein subunit beta/FixA family protein yields MKIIVTIKQVPDTHEVRLDPVKGTLIREGVPSIINPEDKNAIEEALKLKESRGAEVIVISMGPPQADEALREALAMGVDQAILISDPAFAGADTWATATTLGLAVRKIGDYDLVLAGRQAIDGDTAQVGPQLAEYLGIPQITYVRKLEIEDNKVKAERALEDGYEVIETDLPALLTITKEANKPRYPSAPGIISAYREREVIVWGADDLDADRDKVGLKGSPTQVKRSFTPPPKEPGEVIQGSPQELAKEFVARLKSKNII; encoded by the coding sequence ATGAAGATCATTGTCACTATCAAACAGGTGCCAGACACCCATGAGGTGCGCTTGGATCCAGTGAAAGGAACGCTCATCCGAGAGGGTGTGCCCAGCATCATCAACCCGGAGGACAAGAACGCCATCGAAGAGGCGCTCAAACTCAAGGAAAGCCGAGGGGCGGAGGTCATCGTCATTTCGATGGGGCCACCGCAGGCTGATGAGGCGCTGCGCGAAGCATTGGCAATGGGCGTGGATCAGGCGATTCTCATCTCAGACCCAGCCTTCGCGGGAGCGGATACCTGGGCCACCGCCACTACACTGGGTTTGGCGGTCCGAAAGATCGGTGACTACGACTTGGTCTTGGCTGGCCGACAGGCCATTGACGGCGATACCGCCCAGGTGGGCCCCCAGTTAGCCGAGTACCTGGGCATACCGCAGATCACCTACGTTCGCAAATTGGAGATCGAAGACAACAAGGTGAAGGCCGAGCGTGCGTTAGAGGACGGCTATGAGGTCATCGAAACAGACCTACCAGCACTGCTCACCATCACCAAAGAGGCCAATAAGCCTCGCTACCCGTCTGCGCCGGGCATTATCAGTGCCTACCGGGAGCGCGAAGTAATCGTTTGGGGAGCCGATGACTTAGATGCCGACCGCGACAAGGTGGGCCTGAAAGGTTCGCCTACGCAGGTGAAGCGCAGTTTCACACCACCACCCAAAGAACCCGGCGAAGTCATCCAGGGCTCACCGCAGGAACTGGCGAAGGAGTTCGTCGCTCGCCTGAAGAGCAAGAACATCATCTGA
- a CDS encoding acyl-CoA dehydrogenase family protein has product MDFTFPKEYELLRRMIREFAQKEVAPIAEEIDRDERVPWEVIKKAGKLGLMGVPFPQKYGGAGAGEIGYCILMEELNKVCGSTATIIGAHTGIGAMAIYLDGTEEQKQKYLVPLARGEKIAAFALTEANAGSDAAAIQTRAIRDGDYFILNGSKIWITNGDIADVITVFAVTDPALGARGGVTAFIVEKEFPGFKTGHKEEKMGIRGSSTAEIIFEDCRVPKENVLGQFGAGFLTAMKTLDVGRISLGAGCLGAADAALQMCLEFAKSRYQFGEPIATKQAIQWMIADMAIEIEALRSLVYRTAWMMDTGQMGREFTTMAAMCKVYGSEVACRAADVAVQIHGGMGYMKKYPVERMYRDARITRIFEGTNEINREVIARNLFRRVGLRLR; this is encoded by the coding sequence ATGGATTTCACCTTTCCAAAAGAATACGAACTCCTGCGCCGTATGATCCGCGAGTTCGCTCAGAAAGAAGTGGCCCCTATCGCCGAAGAGATTGACCGCGACGAGCGGGTGCCATGGGAGGTTATCAAGAAAGCCGGCAAGTTGGGTCTGATGGGCGTGCCCTTCCCTCAAAAATACGGTGGTGCAGGCGCAGGAGAGATCGGCTACTGCATCTTGATGGAAGAACTGAACAAAGTCTGCGGTTCCACTGCCACCATCATCGGCGCGCATACCGGTATCGGGGCTATGGCGATCTATCTGGATGGCACCGAGGAACAGAAACAGAAATATCTGGTGCCCTTGGCCAGGGGCGAAAAGATCGCTGCTTTCGCCCTCACTGAGGCCAACGCCGGTTCCGATGCAGCCGCCATCCAGACGCGGGCGATACGGGATGGAGATTACTTCATTCTGAATGGCTCTAAGATCTGGATCACCAACGGCGATATCGCCGATGTGATAACGGTTTTCGCCGTCACCGATCCAGCGCTGGGCGCACGTGGCGGAGTGACCGCCTTCATCGTCGAGAAGGAGTTCCCCGGGTTCAAGACCGGACACAAAGAGGAGAAGATGGGTATCCGTGGCTCGTCCACAGCGGAGATCATCTTCGAGGACTGCCGCGTGCCCAAAGAAAATGTGCTGGGCCAGTTTGGGGCAGGGTTCTTAACGGCGATGAAAACGCTCGATGTGGGACGCATTAGTTTAGGTGCGGGCTGCCTGGGCGCGGCGGATGCTGCTCTCCAGATGTGCTTGGAGTTCGCGAAGAGCCGCTACCAGTTCGGTGAACCCATCGCTACCAAGCAGGCGATCCAATGGATGATTGCGGATATGGCCATCGAGATCGAGGCTCTGCGTTCACTCGTCTATCGCACAGCGTGGATGATGGACACCGGCCAAATGGGGCGCGAATTCACCACTATGGCCGCTATGTGCAAGGTTTACGGTTCTGAGGTAGCCTGTCGGGCCGCAGACGTGGCCGTCCAGATCCATGGCGGTATGGGCTATATGAAAAAATACCCCGTCGAGCGCATGTACCGCGATGCCCGCATCACCCGCATCTTCGAGGGCACCAATGAGATCAACCGCGAGGTCATCGCTCGTAACTTGTTCCGCCGCGTCGGACTGAGGCTACGCTGA
- a CDS encoding enoyl-CoA hydratase/isomerase family protein has product MGDYQYVHVTIEERTAILTLDHPPANAFDSQTVRDLNAAFDEVTANDQVKVIIITGAGQFFCAGADINEINVVKGYEDGKEKAWAGHQLFRKIENSKKPVIAAINGRFALGGGNELAMACHIRYAEDSVQFGQPETNLGIMPGWGGTQRLPRLIGKGKALELLLTGTNITAQEAFRLGLVDKVVPVGSVVREATRLAKVIASKSAKVNAAILESVTKGLDLPLDEALPLEADLFGKLCETEDMREGVGAFLQKRKPTFKDK; this is encoded by the coding sequence ATGGGCGACTATCAATATGTGCACGTAACCATTGAGGAACGCACGGCGATCCTCACTCTCGATCACCCGCCAGCCAATGCCTTTGACAGCCAAACTGTGCGGGACCTGAATGCTGCTTTCGATGAGGTAACGGCCAACGATCAGGTGAAAGTGATCATCATCACTGGAGCAGGGCAATTCTTCTGCGCAGGGGCCGACATCAACGAGATCAATGTGGTCAAAGGGTATGAAGATGGCAAAGAGAAGGCGTGGGCAGGGCATCAACTGTTCCGCAAGATCGAAAACAGCAAGAAGCCCGTCATCGCCGCCATCAACGGGCGCTTTGCGCTGGGCGGCGGGAATGAGTTAGCGATGGCCTGCCACATCCGCTACGCAGAGGACAGCGTCCAGTTCGGCCAACCAGAAACCAACTTAGGCATTATGCCCGGCTGGGGTGGCACGCAGCGTTTGCCACGCCTGATTGGCAAGGGCAAGGCCCTCGAACTCCTCTTGACCGGCACCAACATCACGGCACAAGAGGCATTCCGCTTGGGTCTGGTAGACAAGGTCGTGCCCGTCGGCTCGGTAGTCCGAGAGGCCACTCGCCTGGCGAAGGTCATCGCCTCCAAAAGCGCTAAGGTCAATGCGGCCATCTTAGAGTCAGTGACCAAGGGGTTAGACCTGCCGCTCGATGAGGCCTTGCCATTGGAGGCAGACTTATTCGGCAAATTGTGTGAAACCGAGGACATGCGCGAGGGTGTAGGCGCATTTCTCCAGAAGCGAAAACCGACGTTCAAGGATAAGTAA
- a CDS encoding 3-hydroxyacyl-CoA dehydrogenase, which translates to MFIFKAAVVGAGAMGGGIAQVISYSGLPVVLKDIDQQALDKGMETVRSIYQSRVDKGKMSPGEMQSKLDLVTPTLTYDEFGDVDIVIEAVPENMKIKQAVFAELDKVCHPDAIFASNTSALSISEMASATNRPHKVIGLHFFNPAHVMKLVEIIPGEKTDQDTIDTVQQFAQELRKIPVIVKECPGFLVNRLLMPYLNEAVIALQEGAAPASEIDEAMRNFGWPMGPFQLMDMLGIDVCYHVGKYLASKYGDRMEAAVLFEELFQSGRYGEKTGAGFYGYGDQTDEPVKEMIRKLQAEGKVKTGTEFSVDRLMMPLINEAALCVTEGIANVNDIDMACIAGIGMAVRKGNELVRMGPLEYADEIGLDVVLKKLEELEAKYGRRFAPADLLRRKVAAGETGKKAGRGFKEYTV; encoded by the coding sequence ATGTTTATTTTCAAGGCGGCAGTGGTAGGTGCCGGGGCCATGGGCGGGGGCATTGCCCAGGTCATCAGTTACTCGGGCTTACCCGTGGTACTGAAGGACATTGACCAGCAGGCTTTGGATAAAGGCATGGAGACTGTACGCAGTATCTACCAGAGCCGCGTGGATAAGGGCAAGATGAGTCCTGGCGAGATGCAATCGAAACTAGATTTGGTGACACCGACGCTCACCTACGACGAGTTCGGAGATGTGGACATTGTCATCGAAGCCGTGCCTGAGAACATGAAGATCAAGCAGGCTGTGTTCGCCGAACTGGATAAGGTGTGCCACCCCGATGCCATTTTCGCTTCGAATACATCGGCCCTTTCCATCAGCGAGATGGCCTCGGCCACCAATCGCCCACACAAGGTGATTGGTCTGCATTTCTTCAACCCGGCGCACGTGATGAAACTGGTGGAGATCATCCCCGGCGAGAAGACCGACCAAGATACTATTGACACAGTGCAACAATTCGCCCAGGAATTGCGGAAAATCCCAGTCATCGTAAAGGAATGTCCCGGTTTCCTGGTCAACCGCTTGCTGATGCCTTATCTGAACGAAGCGGTGATCGCCCTGCAGGAGGGTGCTGCGCCGGCAAGCGAGATTGATGAGGCGATGAGGAACTTTGGTTGGCCGATGGGGCCCTTCCAGCTGATGGACATGTTAGGCATTGATGTGTGCTATCATGTCGGCAAGTACCTGGCATCGAAGTATGGTGACCGGATGGAAGCAGCAGTCCTATTCGAGGAACTATTCCAGTCCGGACGCTACGGAGAGAAGACTGGAGCGGGCTTCTACGGGTATGGTGATCAGACCGACGAGCCGGTGAAGGAAATGATCCGGAAGTTGCAGGCCGAGGGGAAGGTCAAGACCGGGACCGAATTCAGCGTGGATCGACTGATGATGCCGCTCATCAACGAGGCGGCCCTGTGTGTAACGGAGGGTATCGCGAATGTAAACGATATTGACATGGCCTGCATCGCCGGCATCGGTATGGCTGTGCGCAAAGGCAACGAGTTGGTGCGCATGGGTCCGCTGGAGTACGCCGATGAGATCGGCCTGGATGTGGTGTTGAAGAAGCTGGAAGAACTGGAAGCGAAATACGGCAGGAGATTTGCCCCAGCAGATCTGCTGCGACGGAAGGTCGCTGCGGGAGAGACGGGCAAAAAAGCCGGCCGGGGGTTCAAAGAATACACTGTTTGA
- a CDS encoding thiolase family protein has translation MKEVVIVAGVRTPIGAHGGAFKEVTAQELAATAFRGVLAKSGLDPGLIDDVILGCIGQYSDAPNIGRVAALMAGVPARITGYTVQRNCVSGMVAITNAYQAIQAGDGEIFLVGGTESMSTAPYTVRGARWGLKLRHTTFIDTLWEGLTDPVCGQIMGYTAENLAMMYGITREEQDQFAVNSHKKAFMATRTGKFREEIVPVPVTKKVAGQEVAREEIIQDECINPTLSVQKAALYPTVFKKNGTVTPANACPISDGAAAMVVMTAGKARELGFEPLAYIRSYAYAAVPPEIMGIGPTRSVPKALKRAGLKLTDIELIELNEAFAAQSLAVGRELEKDGWDWNKVNVNGGAIALGHPVGCTGTRITVTLLYEMIRRGLSLGLATACVGGGMGGTIIIERK, from the coding sequence ATGAAAGAGGTGGTTATCGTAGCGGGCGTGCGCACGCCTATCGGCGCTCATGGGGGAGCGTTCAAGGAAGTCACGGCCCAAGAATTGGCCGCCACTGCCTTTCGGGGCGTGCTTGCCAAAAGCGGTCTCGACCCCGGCCTGATTGACGATGTCATCCTGGGTTGTATCGGCCAATATTCGGATGCGCCGAACATCGGTCGCGTGGCCGCGTTGATGGCGGGCGTGCCAGCGCGCATCACAGGCTACACGGTGCAGCGCAACTGTGTCTCCGGGATGGTGGCCATCACCAACGCCTATCAGGCCATCCAGGCCGGAGATGGGGAAATCTTTCTGGTCGGCGGGACGGAGAGCATGAGCACCGCTCCCTATACGGTCCGTGGTGCCCGCTGGGGGTTAAAACTGCGACACACCACGTTCATTGACACCCTATGGGAAGGGTTGACCGACCCGGTGTGTGGCCAGATTATGGGCTACACTGCCGAGAACCTGGCCATGATGTACGGCATCACCCGTGAGGAGCAGGACCAGTTCGCCGTCAACAGCCACAAGAAGGCATTCATGGCCACCCGGACGGGAAAATTCCGCGAGGAGATCGTACCAGTCCCCGTCACCAAGAAGGTGGCCGGACAGGAGGTAGCACGGGAGGAGATCATCCAGGACGAGTGTATCAATCCCACACTCTCTGTGCAGAAGGCTGCGCTCTACCCCACTGTTTTCAAGAAGAACGGCACAGTAACACCGGCAAATGCCTGCCCTATCTCCGATGGCGCTGCAGCCATGGTGGTCATGACCGCGGGCAAGGCCCGAGAATTGGGCTTCGAGCCTCTGGCGTACATCCGCTCTTACGCGTACGCCGCTGTGCCCCCGGAGATCATGGGCATCGGGCCCACCCGGTCGGTGCCCAAGGCCCTGAAGCGCGCCGGCCTGAAATTGACCGACATCGAACTCATCGAGTTGAACGAGGCTTTCGCTGCCCAATCCCTGGCCGTGGGCCGGGAACTGGAGAAAGATGGCTGGGATTGGAACAAAGTCAATGTCAACGGCGGCGCGATCGCATTAGGCCACCCAGTGGGTTGTACAGGTACGCGCATCACCGTCACGCTGCTGTATGAGATGATCCGCCGAGGTCTTTCCCTGGGACTGGCCACCGCGTGCGTGGGCGGTGGTATGGGCGGTACGATCATTATCGAGCGCAAGTAG
- the mutL gene encoding DNA mismatch repair endonuclease MutL: protein MAIRVLPPQVAAKIAAGEVVERPASVVKELIENAIDAAATEIDVEFVRGGQRLIRVSDNGSGIPAAEVALAFARHSTSKLETAEDLERIRTLGFRGEALASIAAVADVTLITRYTGEEVGTLIRLEGGEIVRQQGHGATPGTIVTVENLFRNTPARLKFLRGENTEAKHITDLVSKYALAYPEIRFRLTREGRVVLQTTGGSAYDVLVKVLGLQMAQQMLEVPPTEEDGVLVSGYVSAPTLTRSNTSYITFFVNRRWIQDRSLLWAVEQAYHSLMPVGQHPVAVVHIIVRPEDVDVNVHPTKREVRFRDARRVFAAVQRAVRRALVEGAPLPSVGAPLEQTTPVDWGRRRRPISLRPLSSREPGDVGQLGIEIQRTKDVSGEKAPRDEVWAPEPPIPFSLYLPALRVLGQLHRTYIVAEGPEGMYLIDQHAAHERVLYEKLSAEQAAHQVVRQTLLEPMLVELTPQQSMVMEENREALAALGFDLEPFGGDTYLLRAIPASLSKADITSALAEMLDEGEETPYLPRWQDRALATIVCHSAVRAGQVLSIEEMRDLVRQLEETALPYTCPHGRPTVIRLSSAQLERQFGRG from the coding sequence ATGGCGATTCGGGTATTGCCGCCCCAGGTGGCGGCCAAAATCGCTGCCGGGGAAGTGGTTGAGCGCCCAGCCTCGGTGGTCAAAGAACTGATTGAGAATGCGATTGACGCGGCTGCCACGGAGATAGATGTGGAGTTCGTCCGAGGCGGCCAGCGCCTCATCCGCGTGTCGGATAACGGCTCCGGTATACCAGCGGCTGAAGTGGCCCTCGCCTTCGCCCGGCATTCTACAAGCAAACTGGAAACAGCAGAAGACCTAGAGCGCATCCGTACGCTAGGCTTCCGCGGCGAGGCTCTGGCGAGCATCGCTGCCGTTGCCGATGTAACGCTGATCACTCGCTACACTGGCGAAGAGGTGGGCACGCTCATTCGCCTCGAAGGTGGTGAGATCGTGCGACAACAGGGGCATGGCGCAACGCCTGGCACCATTGTCACCGTGGAAAACCTCTTCCGCAACACGCCCGCCCGTCTCAAATTCCTGCGTGGCGAAAACACCGAGGCCAAGCACATCACCGACCTGGTGTCGAAATATGCCCTGGCTTATCCTGAAATCCGTTTCCGCCTGACGCGTGAGGGTCGGGTCGTTTTGCAGACTACGGGGGGCTCTGCCTACGATGTCCTGGTCAAGGTTTTGGGGCTGCAAATGGCACAGCAAATGCTCGAAGTGCCCCCCACCGAGGAAGATGGCGTTCTCGTATCCGGTTACGTTAGCGCACCGACCCTCACCCGCTCCAACACCAGTTACATCACATTCTTCGTGAACCGGCGTTGGATCCAGGATCGCTCCCTGCTCTGGGCGGTGGAGCAGGCATACCATAGCCTGATGCCTGTGGGACAACACCCTGTGGCCGTCGTGCACATTATCGTCAGACCGGAAGACGTGGACGTGAACGTCCACCCCACAAAGCGCGAGGTACGCTTCCGAGATGCTCGGCGCGTTTTCGCCGCTGTGCAGCGCGCAGTGCGCAGGGCGCTGGTAGAGGGGGCTCCCCTCCCTTCGGTTGGTGCTCCCCTCGAGCAAACCACACCTGTGGATTGGGGGCGGCGACGCCGTCCGATCAGCCTGCGCCCACTGTCGTCACGAGAGCCAGGTGATGTCGGTCAATTGGGGATAGAGATCCAGCGTACTAAGGATGTGTCAGGAGAAAAAGCGCCCCGCGATGAAGTTTGGGCACCCGAACCTCCCATCCCATTTTCTCTTTACCTGCCTGCCCTGCGGGTCTTAGGGCAGTTACACCGCACGTATATCGTCGCCGAAGGCCCCGAGGGCATGTATCTAATAGACCAACACGCCGCCCACGAGCGAGTGCTATACGAGAAATTGAGCGCAGAACAGGCTGCCCATCAAGTGGTTCGCCAAACGCTCCTGGAGCCCATGCTGGTGGAATTGACCCCCCAGCAATCTATGGTGATGGAGGAAAATCGCGAGGCGCTCGCTGCCTTGGGCTTTGACCTGGAGCCTTTTGGCGGTGACACGTATCTATTGCGCGCCATACCGGCCTCTCTCAGCAAAGCGGACATCACCAGCGCACTGGCTGAGATGCTGGACGAGGGCGAGGAGACTCCCTATCTCCCGCGCTGGCAGGATAGAGCACTGGCCACGATCGTCTGCCATAGTGCAGTCAGGGCTGGGCAGGTGCTCTCTATCGAAGAGATGCGCGACCTGGTCCGCCAACTGGAGGAGACAGCGTTGCCCTATACCTGTCCCCACGGTCGCCCGACGGTCATCCGCCTTTCCTCCGCGCAATTGGAACGGCAGTTCGGGCGGGGCTGA
- a CDS encoding PspC domain-containing protein, with amino-acid sequence MNRLVRRRSKRIIAGVCAGLGDYFGIDPALVRLVFVLWAILGQWAVAVYILLWVLIPEEGKEEADRGTTVRDNVREVVEEVQQFGSDVGAMLRGEQTEASSQRIILLGAILVLLGLAMLANNLGLFAWFQLGRLWPLLLIIAGVVLLIRSLGRKSL; translated from the coding sequence GTGAACAGGTTAGTCCGCCGTCGTTCAAAACGCATCATTGCTGGCGTTTGCGCTGGTCTGGGCGATTATTTCGGGATTGATCCGGCTCTGGTGCGGTTGGTCTTCGTTCTCTGGGCTATCCTGGGCCAGTGGGCGGTGGCTGTGTACATCCTCCTGTGGGTTCTCATACCGGAGGAGGGCAAGGAGGAGGCCGACCGGGGTACCACCGTGCGCGACAACGTGCGCGAAGTGGTCGAGGAGGTTCAACAGTTCGGGAGCGACGTGGGAGCCATGTTGCGGGGTGAGCAGACCGAGGCATCTTCACAGCGCATCATCCTGCTCGGGGCAATTTTGGTTCTGCTTGGGCTCGCTATGCTGGCCAACAATCTGGGGCTATTCGCCTGGTTTCAACTCGGGCGGCTATGGCCACTGTTATTGATCATCGCTGGCGTGGTCTTGCTAATCCGAAGTCTGGGGAGGAAATCATTATGA
- a CDS encoding acetyl ornithine aminotransferase family protein codes for MVTAIKTRVKKLRVPGPKAKAYVERDAAVISPSYTRTYPFVMDHGQGSEVWDVDGVRYLDFTAGIAVTATGHCHPAVVKAIQEQAEKFIHMSGTDFYYPVQIELAEKLTSLIPGDEPMQVFFTNSGTESVEAAIKLARYHTGCPRLIAFVGAFHGRSMGSLSLTASKYVQREGFAPLVPGVTHVPFGYCYRCAYKMEYPKCDVYCVKFIEEQVLARYVPASEVAALFVEPIQGEGGYVVPPPLYFIRLKELCDKYDILFVDDEIQAGMGRTGKWWAIEHWGVEPDIVTIAKGIASGMPLGVMAARRSLMTWPPGAHGNTFGGNPISCAAALATIRLIEEEDYLGNAERMGKYMLENLRRMQADHPSMGDVRGLGLMIGVEIVKDKATREPVPDLRNAVVQGSFERGLLILGCGPTSLRFMPALNVTQDAVDEALVIFEDALTEAEETV; via the coding sequence ATGGTCACAGCCATTAAGACGAGGGTGAAAAAACTGAGGGTTCCTGGCCCGAAGGCCAAAGCGTACGTAGAACGGGACGCAGCGGTAATCTCGCCCTCGTACACCCGTACCTATCCTTTTGTAATGGATCACGGCCAGGGTTCGGAAGTATGGGATGTGGATGGGGTCCGCTACTTGGATTTCACTGCCGGCATCGCCGTCACCGCCACCGGCCACTGCCATCCGGCCGTGGTCAAGGCCATCCAGGAGCAGGCAGAGAAGTTCATCCACATGTCAGGCACGGATTTCTACTACCCGGTGCAGATCGAGTTGGCGGAGAAACTCACCAGCCTAATCCCCGGCGATGAGCCCATGCAGGTCTTCTTCACCAACTCCGGCACCGAGAGCGTAGAGGCAGCGATCAAGTTGGCGCGCTATCACACCGGTTGCCCGCGTCTGATCGCATTTGTGGGTGCATTCCACGGCCGGAGCATGGGGTCCCTCTCGCTGACCGCATCGAAATACGTGCAGCGTGAAGGCTTCGCCCCCCTGGTCCCAGGTGTCACCCACGTGCCGTTCGGATACTGCTACCGTTGCGCTTACAAGATGGAATATCCCAAATGCGATGTTTACTGCGTGAAGTTCATCGAGGAGCAAGTGCTGGCACGATACGTTCCCGCCTCTGAGGTAGCGGCGCTCTTTGTGGAACCAATCCAAGGTGAAGGCGGCTATGTTGTCCCACCCCCGCTCTACTTCATCCGCCTCAAAGAACTGTGCGACAAGTACGACATCCTCTTTGTGGACGACGAGATCCAGGCTGGCATGGGTCGCACGGGGAAGTGGTGGGCCATTGAGCACTGGGGAGTGGAGCCCGATATTGTAACCATCGCCAAGGGCATTGCATCGGGCATGCCTTTGGGAGTGATGGCCGCTCGACGGAGTCTGATGACCTGGCCACCTGGAGCACATGGCAATACCTTTGGAGGAAATCCCATTTCTTGCGCTGCGGCACTGGCCACCATCCGTCTAATTGAGGAGGAAGACTATCTGGGCAATGCCGAGCGCATGGGCAAGTATATGCTGGAGAACCTGCGCCGGATGCAAGCCGATCATCCCTCGATGGGCGATGTGCGGGGGTTGGGACTGATGATCGGCGTGGAGATCGTGAAAGACAAAGCCACGAGAGAACCTGTGCCGGATCTACGCAATGCGGTGGTGCAGGGCAGTTTCGAGCGCGGCCTGCTCATCTTGGGCTGTGGACCGACCAGTCTCCGTTTCATGCCCGCCCTGAATGTCACCCAAGATGCAGTGGATGAAGCCCTGGTCATCTTCGAGGACGCGCTGACCGAGGCGGAAGAGACAGTTTAA
- a CDS encoding MoaD/ThiS family protein, with protein MSVEIIPVGLLKRYVQSDELPIRQDAAGKTIAALLNELGLPPSVVAIALVNGRQVEKSYTLADGDIVKLVPIVGGG; from the coding sequence ATGAGTGTGGAAATCATCCCAGTTGGATTGCTCAAGCGGTACGTGCAAAGCGATGAGTTGCCCATTCGTCAGGATGCGGCAGGAAAAACGATCGCTGCACTCCTCAATGAACTGGGGCTACCACCGTCTGTCGTAGCCATCGCGTTGGTCAATGGTCGGCAGGTGGAAAAAAGTTACACGCTGGCAGATGGTGATATCGTGAAACTAGTCCCCATTGTCGGCGGGGGATGA